CACCTCGCGGCCGGTGGCGGTGGTGGCCCGGGTGCGGTTCACCGCCTGCGCCGCAGAACGCGCCCCCTCGACCGATTGCGCGACCGAGGCCGCCATCTCGTTCATCGCCGCCGCCGTCTCCTCGAGCGAGGCCGCCTGCGTCTCGGTGCGCCGACCCAGCTCCATCGAGGCCGACCCGAGCTGGCCCGCCTCCGTCTCGACGACATCGGTCGTCTGCACGATCGAGGCGATCAGCCCCGCGACCTTGTCGATGGCGCCGTTGAAATCATGGCGCAACCCTTCGTAGGCGGGCGGGAAGGTTTCGGTGATCCGGGCGGTCAGATCGCCCGCCGAGAGCGCCTGCAGGCCCTGCGCCAGCGCCGAGACGACATTCAGCTGCTCGCGCATCTGCGCGTCCCGCTCGGCCTCGGTGCGCTGGCGTTCGGCCTCGCGTTCGGCCCGGCGGGCGGCTTCGGCGCGCTGGGCTTCCGCCTCGGCCTCCTGTTCGCGGCGCCGCAGCGCTTCTTCGCGGTCGCGGGCCTGGGCCTCGGCCCGGGCGATCTCGGCCTCCTGGTCGCGGCGTTGCCGTTCCAGCTCCGCCTTTTCCGCCAGCGAGGCCCGGAACACTTCGAGCGCCTTCGCCATCTCGCCCACTTCGCCACGCGCATCGGTGCAGGGGACCGGGCTTTCGGTGTCGCCGCCGGTCATCTGCCGCATCCGGTCATTCACCGCGCCGAAGGGCCCGGTGACCGTGCGCGCCAGCGCCGTCGCCGCCCCGCCCAGCGCCACCAGCGCCACCGCCATCGCGATCAGCGAGGCGTTGCGCAGATGCGCCAGCGCCGCGGTGATGTCGGTGACATAGGAGCCGGTGCCGACGATCCAGCCCCAGGGGGCGAAATCGCGCACGAAGCCGATCTTTTCCTCGGGCGTGTCGGTGTCGGGTTTCTTGAAATGGTATCGCACCTCGCCGCTGCCCGCGGTCTCGGCGATCTTGACCATCTCCACGAAGATCTTCTTGCCGTAGGGATCGGTGTAGCCCATCTGCGACTTGCCGATCCAGTCGGGCATCGTCGGGTGGACCAGCATCACGCCCTTGTGGTCGAGCACGTAAAAATAGCCGGATTTGTCGAATCGCAGTGCGGTCAGGCGGCGGGCCGCCTCGGCCCGGGCCTGGTCGGCGGAAAGGCTGCCCGCTTGCACCTGTGCTTCCAGATCGATCAGCATGCCGATGGCGGTGTCGGTGACGTCGCTGAGGTGTTGTTCGCGCATCTCATAGGCGTTCGAGCCCGCAAAACGCACCAGCGTTTCGGACAAGATGATGAGCGAAACGGCGGCAAGGGCCACGATCGCATAGATGCGGGCGGAAATACCGAAGAATTTGTTTTTCATGGGGCCTTGAGGTCTGGGAAGGTGAAAGCCTGGCCAGGAACGGTACGCGACAAGACAGGGAACGGGCCGAGTGGAACCCTCACTCTGGCAGCCATCTGTCAATTTTCTCTTACAGTTCTGGATTTGTTTTAGATTGATCCACACCCGTTGCGGCTGTGGGAGGCCCCCCGGAGTGCCCCCCAGAGTGCCGCCATGGCGTGCCCCCGGCCGTCCGCGGCGCGGGACTCGGGGCGCCGGATGCGGGCCGCGAGACGCGCCGAAATGCCGGGTGACAAGAAGGTTTCCAGTTTTTCGATCCGCTGGAATATTTTTGATCGCGACCTCGTTTTCCGGCCGTCATGGCGGCGACGCAAAACGCGGATAGGGTCGGATCGGGCCGCCATTTCAGGGCCGAAAATCGCCTTTTGCGCGTGTCCCTGCGTCGAATTTCGCACCCTCAGAAAGGGCCGATCCGGACCCAGCGACGGCGTATCTTCGACCGGGGCGGGTGTTTTCGACCCGCGGGAGCGCTTTTTTTCGGTGCGGATGGGGCCGCCTGTTGCCTGAATCGGCCTGTCGATGCCCGAATTCGGCGCTCTTTTGCGGGAAATGCCCGGCGTTCCGGGCTTCCGTCCGCCGGATCGGGGCTTTGGGGCAAAATCAGGGTCAGCATTCCTTCCTTACCTGCGCGCGCGACCGGGGCGGGGCTGTCGCCGCCCCGGAAACCCTTTGGAAAGCACGTTGAAAAGCTTTCGGACGCAGCGGGCAATTCGTTTGACCCGCCCGGCGTGCTGGCGCAATTTTGATCCATCCCAAGGGAAGGGTGGAGGATGGAGAGGTTCGGGCCGCGAAGGGCCGCAGATCTTGGAAGATGACGACGGGGTCCGGGTCGGACACAGGGCCCCCGAACCATCGCGTCGACAGCGGGAGAGATCCCGCGCCGACCACAGGAACCGCGGCGATCGTGCCTGACCTCTCCATGACCCTCGACCGGACCCAGGCACCGCTGTTTCGTGCCCTGTGCTCTGCCGATTCTGTTTTTTCGACCCGCGGGGCTGTCCCCGCCTGCTGCCGCTGAGTGCCCCGATGCTTGCCCTCGAGACTGCCCCCGCCCTGCGCCTGCCGCCGATCCCGGTCGAGACGGTGGCCCGTCCGGCCTGCCCGGGCCCCGCGCGCGGCGAGACTGCGGGACAGGGCAGGGTCACGATCTGCCTTGATGCGCGCGGACAGGTCCGGCAGGTGCAGCTGCACCTTCTGGACCTTTGCGGCGTCGAGACCTTGCTGGAAGGCCGCGCGATCGCCGAGATCCCCGAGGCGGTGCAACGGCTGTGCGGCCTGTGCCCGGTCAGCCATCATCTGGCCGCGGTCAAGGCGATGGACCGGATCGCGGGTTATGACCGGCTGACGCCGACGGCGGAAAAGCTGCGGCGGCTGATGCAATACGGCCAGATCGTGCAAAGCCATGCGGTGCAGCTTTATCATCTGGCCGAGCCGGACCTGCTTTTGGGCTTCGACAGCGAACCCGCAAGGCGCGGTCTGGTCGATGTCGCGCGCGCCTTTCCGCAGCTGGCGACCGAGGGGGTGCTGATGCGCCGCTTCGGTCAGGAGGTGGTGCGGGCGATCACCGGCGGGCGGTTGCCCGGCGCGGGGGCGGTGCCCGGGGGCATGCGGCGCCCGCTGCCGCGCGCGGCCCGCGATCAGCTGCGCGCCGATGTCGATCAGGTGATCGACTGGGCGGCGGGGGCGCTGCGGGTGCTGGAACGGCTGCACGGCACCAACCCGGCCTTTTACGACCATCCGGCCGAGACCGGCGGCAACCTGCTGGCGCTGGTCGGCGCCTCTGGCGCGGTGGATTTCTACGATGGCCGGCTGCGGGCCCGCGATGCCCGGGGGGCGACGCTGTTCGACGCCGTCCCCGCCGCGGCCTATCGCGGCGTTCTGGCCGAGCCCTCCGGCCCGGGCGGGCCGCATCTGCGCGCGCTGGGCCCCGAGACGGGCTGGTATCGCGTCGGACCGCTGGCGCGTTTGCAGGTCTGCGACCTTCTGACCTCCGAGAAGGCCGAGACCGAACGGCAGCGGCTTCTCGCCCCCGGGGACGGGAAGCCGTTGCAGGGGTCGGTGTTCCATCACGGCGCCCGGCTGGTCGAGCTGCTGCATGCGGCCGAGCTGATCCGCGACCTTCTGGACGATCCCGAGCTGCTGGGCACCGATCTGATGGCCGACCGCGGCGCCCCGCAGCGCGAGGCCGTCGGCGTGATCGAAGCGCCGCGCGGCACGCTTTTGCAGCGCTACGAGGTCGACGAGGCCGGGCGGATCCGCCGCTGCACGCTGCTTTTGTCCACCCGCAACAACAGCCGGGCGATGGATGCGGCGCTGCAGGGGGTGGCGGCGCAATATTGCGACGGCCGCCGCGTCACCGAGGATCTGCTCGCCCATATCGAGGTGGCGATCCGCGCCTTTGATCCCTGCCTGTCCTGTGCCGCCCATGCGCTGGGGCAGATGCCGCTGTCGGTCGAGCTGATCGATGCCGGGGGGGCGGTCGTCTCGGGGCTGCGCCGGGGCGCGGACGGGGGGGTGTCATGCTGCGTTCGATCCTAGGGCCGCGTCTGGTCGTCTTTGCCTGGGGCAACGAAAGCCGCGGCGATGATGCGCTGGGGCCGCGGCTGGCCGCGCGCATCGCCCAGGCGGGCTGGAGCCACATCACCCTGATCGAGGATGTGCAGCTGCAGGTCGAACATGCGCTGGATCTGGTCGGTCAGGATCTGGCGCTGTTCATCGATGCGGGGATGGGCACGCCCGCGCCCTTTGCCTTCGTGCAGGCGGTGCCGCGCCGGTTTCTCGGGCCCTCGACCAGCCTTGGCATCGGTCCCGAGGGGGTTCTGGAAGCCTATCGCCAGGTCATGCATGACGAGCCGCCGCCCGCCTTCGTGCTGTGCCTGCGCGGCGAAAGCTTCGCGCTGGAAGAGGGTCTCAGCGCCGCGGCCCGGGCGCATCTGGCGCAGGCCTGGGGCTTTCTGATCCCGCTCCTCTCCTGGCCCGGGATCGACCGCTGGCAGGCGGCGCTGACCGGCCCGGCCGAGGATCTGTTCCCCGCCAGCGACGATCGCCGCTCTGCCGCCGAGTGACCCCGCAGGGCCGGGCCCCTTGCGCCGGGCTTCGGGCCCGATATGCTGGGGCAGCCCCCACCGGAGCCGCGCCATGCCCCGACTGCCAGTCAAGGACAGTCCGCCCCGTTTCGATCCGGCCCCTTTGGCCGGTCTGCTGCCCGGTCACGCGGCGGGCGATGCGGTCTGGGTCGATGTGCTCTCGGCCGTCGATCGCACCTATGCGGAACTTGTCGATTATCAGGAACGGCTGGAGCGGCAGAACCACGAACTCGAAGACCTGCGCTCTTATCTCGGTTCGATCTTCGCCTCGGTTTCGGATGCGCTGATCGTCGTCTCGCGCGCGGGGGAGGTGCTGGGCACTTCGGCCTCGGTCGAGGCGCTGACCGGGCAGGGGGCGGGGGTCTGGCAGGGGCGGCCCTTGGCGGCGCTGTTCGATCCGGCCTCGGGGCCGCGGCTTGATCGCGTGCTGGCCGAGGCGGCGAACCGCCGTGCCCCGGTCACGGTCGAGGCGGCCCTGCTGGGTCCGGGCGGTCCGGCGCCGCTGGAACTTTCGGTCAGCCCGCGGCTGGACGAGCGGGATCGCCTCATCGGCTATGTGCTGACCGGCCGCCCGCTGGGGGAATTGCGTCAGGCCTATTCCGAGCTGGAACGCTCGCATGCGGCGCTGATCGCGGCACAGGCGCAGCTGGTGCGCAACGAAAAGCTGGCTTCGCTGGGCCGTCTGCTCGCGGGCGTCGCGCATGAGCTGAACAACCCGATTTCCTTCGTTTACGCCAATGCCCATGCGATGGAGCGCTACGCCGCGAAATTCGAGACCTATTTCGCCGCGGTGCAGGCGGGCGCGACGCGCGAGGAGCTGGTGGCCCTGCGCGAGAGCCTGAAACTGGAACGCGAGGTCGGCAATCTGCGCACCGCGATCGACGGCGCCCGCGACGGGGCCGAGCGGGTCCGCGCCATCGTCGAGGATCTGCGGCGGCTCTCCTCGGACGGCACCGGCGAGCAGGTGGTCTTCGATCTGGTCGCCACCGCCGGGGTGGCGGCCGATTGGGTGCGGCGCGGCTCGAAAACCGCGGTGGCGGTCGATTTCACCGGCCTTGCCGCGCTCGAGGTGATCGGGCGGCCCGGCCATATCCAGCAGGTGGTGATGAATCTGGTGCAGAACGCGCTCGATGCGATGGGCGATTTTCAGGACGGCCGCATCCGCATCGAGGCCCGGATCGCGGCCGGGCGGGGCGAGCTGGTCGTGTCCGACACCGGCCCGGGCGTGGCCGAAGACGTGGCGCCGACGATTTTCGACCCGTTCTTCACCACCAAGGATGTCGGCAAGGGCACCGGGCTGGGCCTCTCGATCAGCGCCAAGATCGTCGAGGAACATGGCGGGCGGCTGCGGCTTTTGCCCGAAAGCCCGCTGGGCGGCGCCTGTTTTTGCTTCGATCTGGCGCTGGCGGGGGACCCGGCATGAAGGTTCTGTGGTTGCAGGCCTCGGGCTGCGGCGGCTGCACGATGTCGGCGCTTTGCGCCGAGGCCCCCGATCTGATCGACACCCTGGCCACGGCGGGGGTGGAATTCCTGTGGCATCCGGCGCTCAGCCTCGCCACGGGCGGAGAGGTGCGGCAGCTTTTGCAGGCTCTGGAAGCGGGCGAGATCGCGCTCGACTGTCTGGCCGTCGAGGGGGCGATCGCCCGCGGGCCGATGGGCACGGGGCGGTTTCAGATGCTTTCGGGCACCGGGCGGTCGATGCTTGACTGGGTGCGGGCGCTGGCGCCGCTGGCCGGGCATGTCGTCGCGGTGGGCTCTTGCGCCGCTTATGGCGGCGTGACCTCGGCCGGGGGGAACCCGTCGGATGCGGTCGGGCTGGCCTTTGAGGGCGCGCATCCGGGGGGCGTGCTGGCGGCCGAGTTCCGCGCCCGCTCGGGCCTGCCGGTGGTGAATATCGCGGGCTGCCCGACCCATCCGGGCTGGGTGACCGAGACGCTGATGCTGCTGGCGCGCGGGCACCTGGCCGCGGCGGATCTGGATGCGCTGGGCAGACCGCTGTTTTATGCACAACATCTGGTGCATCATGGTTGCCCGCGCAACGAATTCTATGAATACAAGGCCTCGGCGCTGCAGCTGTCGGATCTGGGCTGCATGATGGAACATCTGGGCTGCGTCGGCACGCAAGCCGTGGGCGATTGCAACATCCGCCCCTGGAACGGCGAGGGTTCCTGCACCCGGGGCGGCTATCCCTGCATCGCCTGCACCGCGCCGGAGTTCGAGGAACCCCGCCACCCCTTCACCGAAACGCCGAAGGTCGCGGGGATTCCGGTGGGCCTGCCCGCCGACATGCCGAAGGCCTGGTTCATGGCGCTGGCCTCGCTGTCCAAGGCCGCCACGCCCGAGCGGATCGCGAAGAACGCCGTGGCCCCGCGCCTGACCGTGCCGCCGACGATCCGCAAGCCCGGGGGGCGGCGATGAGCGACACGCCGCGGCTGGTCGTCGGCCCGTTCAACCGGGTCGAGGGCGATCTGGAAGTGCATCTGGATCTGGCCGGGGGGCGGGTGGCCGCGGCCCGGGTCAACAGCCCGCTCTACCGCGGGTTCGAGCGCATGCTGGAGGGCCGCGCCCCCAGCGATGCGCTGACGCTGACGCCGCGGATCTGCGGCATCTGCTCGATCTCGCAATCGGCCGCCGCGGCGCGGGCGCTGGGCGCGGCGATGGGGCTTGCGCCAACCGATCAGGGCGCGTGGCTCGCCGCGCTCATTCATGCGGTCGAAAATGTCTCCGACCATCTGGTGCATTTCAACCTCTTCTTCATGCCCGATTTCACCCGGCCCTGTTACGCCGCCCGGCCGTGGTATCCGCGCGCGGTGGCGCGCTTTGCCGCGATCGAGGGGCAGGCGGGCCGGGCGGCGATTGCGGCGCGTTCGGGGCTGATGCACATTCTGGGGCTGATGGCGGGGAAATGGCCGCATACCCTGGCGCTGCAACCGGGTGGCGTCACCCGCACGCCGGGGCCGCGCGACATCCTGCGCATTCAGACCGAGCTGCGGATGTTTCGCAAGCATCTGGAAACGCAGGTTTTCGGCGGGCGGCTTGAAGATTTCGTCGTGCTTGCCTCGGTCGCCGATCTGCTGCGCTGGGATCGTGGCGATGCCGGGCTGTTTGTGGAAATCGCCGCCGATCTGGACCTGGACCGGCTTGGCCGCGGCGCCGGGCGCTATCTGAGTTTCGGCGCCTATCCGCTGGCCGAGGGGCATGGTTTCGCGCCGGGGCTCTGGCAGGCGGGGGCGGTCACGGCGCCGGACATGGCGGCGATTGCCGAGGATCTCAGCCATGCCTGGATGCTGGGCGGCACGGCGCATCCCTT
This DNA window, taken from Rhodobacter capsulatus SB 1003, encodes the following:
- a CDS encoding methyl-accepting chemotaxis protein → MKNKFFGISARIYAIVALAAVSLIILSETLVRFAGSNAYEMREQHLSDVTDTAIGMLIDLEAQVQAGSLSADQARAEAARRLTALRFDKSGYFYVLDHKGVMLVHPTMPDWIGKSQMGYTDPYGKKIFVEMVKIAETAGSGEVRYHFKKPDTDTPEEKIGFVRDFAPWGWIVGTGSYVTDITAALAHLRNASLIAMAVALVALGGAATALARTVTGPFGAVNDRMRQMTGGDTESPVPCTDARGEVGEMAKALEVFRASLAEKAELERQRRDQEAEIARAEAQARDREEALRRREQEAEAEAQRAEAARRAEREAERQRTEAERDAQMREQLNVVSALAQGLQALSAGDLTARITETFPPAYEGLRHDFNGAIDKVAGLIASIVQTTDVVETEAGQLGSASMELGRRTETQAASLEETAAAMNEMAASVAQSVEGARSAAQAVNRTRATTATGREVVRQTQRAMDDIAQSSDKISRITHVIDDIAFQTNLLALNAGVEAARAGETGRGFAVVASEVRALAQRSSEAAREIAALIDTSSRQVAAGVDLAARSDTALGEIETLVTELDGLLDGIASAAAEQSSGISEVTAAVNQLDQVTQHNAAMFEENSAATQGLLHEARMLKEFSAVFRIAGRAGGASWDQRMAG
- a CDS encoding Ni/Fe hydrogenase subunit alpha; translated protein: MLALETAPALRLPPIPVETVARPACPGPARGETAGQGRVTICLDARGQVRQVQLHLLDLCGVETLLEGRAIAEIPEAVQRLCGLCPVSHHLAAVKAMDRIAGYDRLTPTAEKLRRLMQYGQIVQSHAVQLYHLAEPDLLLGFDSEPARRGLVDVARAFPQLATEGVLMRRFGQEVVRAITGGRLPGAGAVPGGMRRPLPRAARDQLRADVDQVIDWAAGALRVLERLHGTNPAFYDHPAETGGNLLALVGASGAVDFYDGRLRARDARGATLFDAVPAAAYRGVLAEPSGPGGPHLRALGPETGWYRVGPLARLQVCDLLTSEKAETERQRLLAPGDGKPLQGSVFHHGARLVELLHAAELIRDLLDDPELLGTDLMADRGAPQREAVGVIEAPRGTLLQRYEVDEAGRIRRCTLLLSTRNNSRAMDAALQGVAAQYCDGRRVTEDLLAHIEVAIRAFDPCLSCAAHALGQMPLSVELIDAGGAVVSGLRRGADGGVSCCVRS
- a CDS encoding NADH-quinone oxidoreductase subunit B family protein, producing the protein MKVLWLQASGCGGCTMSALCAEAPDLIDTLATAGVEFLWHPALSLATGGEVRQLLQALEAGEIALDCLAVEGAIARGPMGTGRFQMLSGTGRSMLDWVRALAPLAGHVVAVGSCAAYGGVTSAGGNPSDAVGLAFEGAHPGGVLAAEFRARSGLPVVNIAGCPTHPGWVTETLMLLARGHLAAADLDALGRPLFYAQHLVHHGCPRNEFYEYKASALQLSDLGCMMEHLGCVGTQAVGDCNIRPWNGEGSCTRGGYPCIACTAPEFEEPRHPFTETPKVAGIPVGLPADMPKAWFMALASLSKAATPERIAKNAVAPRLTVPPTIRKPGGRR
- a CDS encoding hydrogenase maturation factor HowW; the encoded protein is MLRSILGPRLVVFAWGNESRGDDALGPRLAARIAQAGWSHITLIEDVQLQVEHALDLVGQDLALFIDAGMGTPAPFAFVQAVPRRFLGPSTSLGIGPEGVLEAYRQVMHDEPPPAFVLCLRGESFALEEGLSAAARAHLAQAWGFLIPLLSWPGIDRWQAALTGPAEDLFPASDDRRSAAE
- a CDS encoding nickel-dependent hydrogenase large subunit, which encodes MSDTPRLVVGPFNRVEGDLEVHLDLAGGRVAAARVNSPLYRGFERMLEGRAPSDALTLTPRICGICSISQSAAAARALGAAMGLAPTDQGAWLAALIHAVENVSDHLVHFNLFFMPDFTRPCYAARPWYPRAVARFAAIEGQAGRAAIAARSGLMHILGLMAGKWPHTLALQPGGVTRTPGPRDILRIQTELRMFRKHLETQVFGGRLEDFVVLASVADLLRWDRGDAGLFVEIAADLDLDRLGRGAGRYLSFGAYPLAEGHGFAPGLWQAGAVTAPDMAAIAEDLSHAWMLGGTAHPFDGVTRPDETMREGAYSWCKAPRLGGQPVEVGALARQLIDGHPLAVDLAGGGVLARVAGRLLELARTQLLMETWAAALDPGAVFMVQGRMPETGAGAGLVEAARGSLGHWLRIEGGKIASYQIIAPTTWNFSPRDSAGVPGPLEAALVGAPVAPGEDSPVAVQHVVRSFDPCMVCTVH
- a CDS encoding sensor histidine kinase, which gives rise to MPRLPVKDSPPRFDPAPLAGLLPGHAAGDAVWVDVLSAVDRTYAELVDYQERLERQNHELEDLRSYLGSIFASVSDALIVVSRAGEVLGTSASVEALTGQGAGVWQGRPLAALFDPASGPRLDRVLAEAANRRAPVTVEAALLGPGGPAPLELSVSPRLDERDRLIGYVLTGRPLGELRQAYSELERSHAALIAAQAQLVRNEKLASLGRLLAGVAHELNNPISFVYANAHAMERYAAKFETYFAAVQAGATREELVALRESLKLEREVGNLRTAIDGARDGAERVRAIVEDLRRLSSDGTGEQVVFDLVATAGVAADWVRRGSKTAVAVDFTGLAALEVIGRPGHIQQVVMNLVQNALDAMGDFQDGRIRIEARIAAGRGELVVSDTGPGVAEDVAPTIFDPFFTTKDVGKGTGLGLSISAKIVEEHGGRLRLLPESPLGGACFCFDLALAGDPA